The Candidatus Aminicenantes bacterium genome includes a region encoding these proteins:
- the clpS gene encoding ATP-dependent Clp protease adapter ClpS, whose translation MGSDQNTIFGSDAELQIKEETEIREPKMYRVVLHNDHFTTMEFVVEILVKIFHKPAQEATQIMLDVHRRGSGNCGVYSLDIARTKVAQVHALARQHEFPLRCSYEEA comes from the coding sequence ATGGGCAGTGATCAAAATACTATTTTCGGGTCCGATGCAGAACTGCAGATAAAGGAAGAGACCGAAATACGCGAGCCGAAGATGTACCGGGTCGTTTTGCACAACGATCATTTTACGACCATGGAGTTCGTGGTCGAGATCCTGGTCAAAATATTTCATAAACCTGCCCAGGAGGCCACCCAAATCATGCTCGACGTGCACCGCCGCGGTAGCGGCAATTGCGGCGTCTATTCCCTGGACATCGCGCGCACCAAGGTGGCGCAGGTGCATGCCCTGGCCCGCCAGCATGAATTCCCGCTGCGCTGCAGCTACGAGGAAGCCTGA